DNA sequence from the Hyalangium ruber genome:
CGTTGAGCAGCGGGTTGTAGTAGGCGTTGGAGGTGGGCGGCGTCATCCCCCACCGGTCGCGATCGACGGGCTTGTTGAGCGTCGATCGGTCATCGACCACATCGAACGTGCGGCCCGCCACCACGTTCTGCCAGAACTGATCGCGCGAGACGGGAACCTGGCTGTAGTCCTTCCACTTGTCCGGGTAGCCGATCTTCGGGTTGAACGTGGAGAGCTTCTCGAGGGCCTGCTTCTTCGTCTCCGGCCCCATCCAGGCGAGCCCCTCGACCGAGTCCTTCATCCCCGCCAGCAGGTTGGTGACCATCCCCTGCATGCGCGCCTTGGCCGCGGGGGGGAAGTACTTCTCGGCGTACTTGCGCCCGAGCGCCTCGCCGAGCAGGTCATCGGTGGACTCCACGCAGCGCTTCCAGCGCGGCTTCATCTCCTTGGCGCCGCCCAGGTACTTGTCGTTGAAGTTGAAGCTCTCCTCGGCCAGCGCCTTGGACAGGAACGGCGCCGCAGAGCGCACCACGTGCCACTTGAGGTACGTCTTCCAGCTCGCCAGCGGCGTCTCCTTGATCTGCCGATCGAACTCCGCCAGGAACTTCGGCTCGAAGACGTTGAGATCCGCCTCGGCGATCTTCGCGTTGCGGAAGTACCCGGCCCAATCGAAGGCGGGCGCCATCTTCTTGAGCCCGGCGAAGGTCGTCTTGTGGTCGAGGTTCGCGGGGTTGCGCAGGCCGACGATGTCGAGCGAGTCCTCGGCGAACGCCGTCTCCATCTTGAAGACGACCTCTGCGGCCTGCTTGGCGGCCTTCTCGCTGGAGCCCGCGAGCTTGAACATCGTCGCGATGTGCGCGCGGTACTTCTCGCGCGCGTCGGCGAAGCGGGGCTCCGTCTTGAAGTAGTAGTCGCGATCCGGCAGCCCGATGCCGTTGGAGAAGATGTGGGCGATCACGTTCGTGGGCGTCGCGAAGTCGGACTCGGCGGCGATCCCGAACGGCACGGGGATGCGCTGGGCATGCAGCTCGCTGAGCATCCGCTGGAGGCCCGCGATGTCCTTGAGCGCGTCGATCTTCTTCAGGAGCGGCTGCAGCGGCTTGACGCCCTGGGCCTCGACGCGCGCCTCATCCATGCACGCGCCGTAGTAGTCGCTGATGAGCTGCTCGACGCTGGCCTTGGGCCAGTCCTTGCGCTGCGACACCTCGTCGAGGATGCCCCGGAGCTGCTCCTTGGCGAGCTCCCCGGACTGCCAGCGGCGGCTCCAGCGCACCATGGAGTCGGGGATGGGGTTGTTCGTCCGCCACGCCCCGTTGGCGTAGTCGAAGAAGTCGTTGCAGGGATCAGCCTTGCGGTTGATGTCCTCGATGAACACCCCGCGCTGCTTCACCGGCTGCGCGGTCGGAGTCGTCGCGGCGCTCGGTTGCGCGAGCGCCGTGGAGGAACACAGGGCAAGGGCGAGCCAGGCCGTGCCAATTCTCATGAGGGAAGTCCTTGGGAGACAGGTCCGCGGGACTTCTACCTGAGGAAGGCAGCCTCCGGAGGCTGAAAAGGCAAAGGGTCCGGAACCGCATGGAGCGATCCCGGACCCTTCTGTCTCACCGACAGTGCGGCGACTACTCCACCGTCACGCTCTTGGCGAGGTTGCGCGGCTGGTCCACGTCATTCCCGCGCATCTCGGCCACGTGGTAGGCCAAAAGCTGCAGCGGGATGGTGGCCACCACCGGCGCCAGCAGCGCGCAGGCCGGCGGGATGCGAATCACGTGGTCCGCCAGACCGGCCACGTGGCTGTCATCCTCGTCGATGACGGCGATGACCTTGCCGCCGCGCGCCCGCACCTCCTCGATGTTGCCGATGATCTTCTCGTACGCCACGTGCGGCTGCTTCGGGGCGATCACCACCACCGGCATCTTCTCGTCGATGAGGGCGATGGGGCCGTGCTTCATCTCGCCGCCCGCGTAGCCCTCCGCGTGGATGTAGGAGATCTCCTTGAGCTTCAGCGCGCCCTCGAGCGCCACCGGGTGCATGGGGCCGCGGCCGAGGAAGAGGAAGTCCTGCGAGTTCATGAACTCGCGCGCCACGCGCTTCACCGAGGCCTCGCACTTGAGCACGTCCTCGATCATCTTCGGGATCTCGGTCAGGTGCGTCAGGTGCTCCTGGGCGGCCTTCACCGTGAGGGTGCCGCGCATCCGGCCCAGCTTCACCGCCAGCATGTAGAGCGTGACGAGCTGGGTGGTGAACGCCTTGGTGGACGCCACGCCGATCTCCGGACCGGCGTTGGTGAGCACGGAGATCTCCGCCTCGCGCGTCATCGCGCTGCCCATCACGTTGCAGATGGCCAGGGACATGGCCCCGCGCGCCTTGGCCTCCTTGAACGCCGCCAGCGTGTCGGCCGTCTCACCCGACTGGCTGATGGCGATCGACAGGTGCGTCGGGTCGACGATGGGGTCGCGGTAGCGGAACTCACTGGCCAGCTCCACCTCGACGGGGAGGCGCGCCAGCGTCTCGATCATGTGCTTGCCGGCCATGCCCGAGTGCCACGAGGTGCCGCACGCCAGGATGGTAATCTTGGTGAGCGAGCGCACCTTCTCGGGCGACAGGTTCCAGCCCTCGAAGTGGATGTCGCCCTCGGACAGGAGCATGCGGCCGCGCAGCGTGTCCGCCACGGCGCGAGGCTGCTCCCAGATCTCCTTGTGCATGAAGTGCTTGTGGCCGCCCTTCTCCGCCATCATCGGCGTCCAGTCGATGCGGCGGGTGGGCCGGTTCACGATGTTGCCCTGGCGGTTGTAGATGTCGATGCGCTGCGCGGTGACGACCGCCAGGTCGCCCTCCTCCATGTAGACGAAGTCGCGCGTGTGCTCGAGCAGCGCCGGCACGTCGCTGGCCACGAAGTTCTGCCCCTGGCCCAGCCCCAGCACCATCGGCGAGGAGTCCTTGGTGCAGACGATGCGGTTCGGGTCGCTGGCGCTCACCACGGCCAGCGCGTAGGTGCCCTTCACCTGCTTGATGGCCAGGCGCACCGCGTCCACCAGATCCACGCCCCGCTCCAGCTCATCGGAGATCAGGTGGGCGAACACCTCGGTGTCCGTCTCCGAGGAGAACACGTGGCCCTTGGCCCGCAGCTCCTCCTTGAGCGCCAGGTGGTTCTCGATGATGCCGTTGTGGACCACCGCCACGCCCTTGTACGAGTGCGGGTGCGCGTTCTCGTCCGAGGGACGGCCGTGCGTGGCCCACCGCGTGTGGCCGATGCCGATGGTGCCCTGGGGCACCTCCTGCTGCACACGGTTCTCGAGGTTGCGCAGCTTGCCGGTGGCGCGCACCACGTTGAGCGTGTTGCGGTTCACCACCGCCACGCCCGCCGAGTCGTATCCCCGGTACTCCAACTTCTTCAGGCCGGACACCAGGATGGGAGCCGACTCCTTGTCACCGACATAACCAACGATCCCGCACATAGGTCAGACCTCTCTCTCACTCGCCCACGCCCGCCGAAGCACTCCGCGGGACTGCCCAAGTCACTGCTGAATTCCGTTTGACGAATTCTTACCGAGCAAGAGTCGCGCCATTCTAGGTGACGCGGGCGGTGCTCGGGAACCGCCCCTGATTTCAGGGGGTTAGCCCTGCCGCTGCTTCTTCCGGGCCACCCAACCCTCCTTGTTCACCTGTGGCACCCTGGACACGGCGAGGCTCCCAGGCGGTACATTTTTCGTCACGGTTGTCCCCGCGCCGACATACGCCCCGTCCCCGACGATCACTGGCGCGACCAGCTGGGTGTCCGAGCCGATGAACACGCCGTCGCCCAGCTCGGTGACGTGCTTGTTCACCCCGTCATAGTTACAGGTGATGGTGCCCGCCCCAACGTTGACCCCGGCGCCGATCTTCGCGTCGCCCAGGTACGACAGGTGGCTGGCCTTGGAGCCCTTGCCGATGCGGGCCTTCTTCGTCTCGACGAAGTTGCCCAGGTGTACCTCCTCGGCCAGCTCGGTGCCGGGGCGCAGCCGGGAGAACGGGCCGATGATGCACCGCTCGCCCACCTTCGCCTCCTCGAAGACCGAGTAGGGCTTGATGGCCGTGCCATCCGCCACGCTGGAGGCCGTGAGCACGCTGCCCTGGCCGATGGTGACGTTGCGCCCCACCACCGTGCCGGCCGCCAGCATCACCATGGGACCTACTTCCGTGTCCGAGCCGATGGTGACGTCGTCCTCGATGAAGGTGGTGGCGGGATCCATCAGGGTGACGCCCGCGCGCATGTGGTGCTCGTTGATGCGCTGCTGCATCACTCGGGCGCGCGCCGCCAGCTCCACGCGGTCATTCACCCCGGCCGTCTCCGTGGCGTCCGCGTCCACCGAACCCACCGGGCCCTGCCGAGCGGCCATCTCCACCAGATCCGTGAGGTAGAACTCGCCCTGGGCGTTCTGCGGTTTGATCTCCGCCAGCGCCCTCCAGAGGAAGGACGACTCCACCACGTAGATGCCGGCGTTGCACTCGCGCACCTTGCGCTGCTCCGGGGTGCAGTCCTTGTGCTCGACGATGCGCGTCACCTTGCCACCCTCACGGATGACGCGGCCGTAGCCCGTCGGATCCTCCAAGGTGGTGCCCACCAGCGAGAGCACGCCCTTGCTGGCCTCGTGCGCGGCGAGCAGCGCCTCGAGCGTCTCGCGGCGCAGCAGCGGCACATCGCCATAAAGGATGAGGACACGCCCCGAGAAGTCCTTCAGCGAGGCTTCCGCAGACCGGACCGCGTCAGCGGTGCCGCGCTGCTCCTTCTGGAGCGCGAAGCGCAAGGAGGCTTGAGGGAGCTGCGCCCGGATGGCCTTCTCCACCTCGGCGGCCTGGTGGCCCACCACAGGTACCAACGGAGAGGCGCCCAGTTCGAGCGCACGCTTCAAGGGATATGCACACAGGGGTCTGCCCAGGATGGGGTGAAGGACTTTCGCCTTCTCCGACTTCATCCGGGTGCCCTTGCCGGCACACAACACCACCGCCGCGAGGGGAGAGGACATGCGGCGGAGAAATAGGGACAGCCGTTCTGATCGTCAACCGCGCTTGGGCTTCTCGCGCTCCTTGTCCTTCTCCTGGCGGGCACTGACATCTACTGACAGTCCACAACCCTGGGCTTTGATCCCAAAGTGCGGGCGGAAGAACACCTTGACCTCCTGTTGAGGTGAAGGTGGTTGCTGCATGGGCTTGACGGCGGTGGTGCTCATAATCTCACCCCGGTTAGCGACTCATGGCGTTTTCCATCATGTGCGGATTCCTACACTCACACAAGTAGAAATCTACTGCCACGCTGAAATCCCGTGCTGGGTCCACGACTTTGGTCCACACCCAGCACTGGGCTCGGGGATACTGACGCACCGAATCCCCCCCGAACGGCGGCGGCAAGGAGCCTGAATCCCGGCCGCGGTTCAAGAGGTTCGAAGCAAAGTGCCGAATGTCCAGCATTGGGTGCCCAGGGAGTGTTGGCGAGCCAACACAACCAGTGAGGAGCAACGTCGTGTCCAGGCGGTCTGTCTCTAACGCGGCGCATTACGCCGTGCAAGTGGTGGTGTCGGTGGTGGTGCTGGTGGCGGCCTCGGCGCACGCGGGGCGGCCGTACCGGGGCGGCGCGGTGGCCTCGGCGCACCCGATGGCGAGCGCGGCGGCGCTGAAGATGTTGGAGCAGGGAGGCAACGCCACGGATGCGGCGGTGGCGGCGGCCTTCACACTGGCGGTGGTAGGGCCGTATCACTCAGGGTTGGGCGGCGGCGGGTTCGCGCTGGTGCATGAGGCGAAGACGGGAGAGACGCGGGTGCTGGACTTCCGCGAGGTGGCTCCGAAGGCGGCCACGCGGGACATGTACGTGAAGGACGGACAGGTGGTGCCGGGGCTGTCCACGGACGGGGCGCTGAGCGTGGCGGTGCCGGGCGCGGTGGCGGGCTACCTGGAGCTGCTGCAGAAGCACGGGAAGCTGAAGCCGGCCGTGGTGATGGCACCGGCCATCGAGGCGGCGCGCAAGGGCTTCTGGGTGACGCCGAAGTACCATCAGATGGCCACGGACCGGCTGGCGTGCCTGCGCAAGGATCCGGAGGCCTCGCGCCTGTTGCTGGTGAAGAACTCGGAGGGGGTGCCGGACGCACCGCCCATCGGCCATGTGCTCCGGCAGCCGGAGCTGGCGCGCACGCTCACGCAGCTGAGCCAGCGCGGCGCGAAGGCCTTCTACGCGGGCCCCATCGCCCAGGCGATGGTGGACACGGTGAAGGCCGGCGGAGGCATCCTCACGCTGGAGGACCTGAAGGACTACAAGACGCGCAGCCACCAGCCGCTGGAGGGCAGCTACCGCGGCCACCGCATCCTCACCATGCCACCGCCGAGCGCGGGAGGAATCACCGTGGTGCAGGTGCTGGCGGCGATGGAGAAGCTGCTTCCTCAGATGAGCTTCCGCGACCCGGAGGCGCTGCACCTGTACGCGGAGGTGCTGCGGCGGGTGTACGTGGACCGGGTGAAGTACCTGGGAGACCCGGCGTTCGTGAAGATTCCGCTCGAGCGGCTACTGTCGCCTGGCTACATCGCGGACCTGGCGGGCAGCATCGATCCGAAGAAGGCGACGCCGAGCGCGTCCCTGCTGCCGCTGAAGGAGAGCGTACCGTCCAGCACGCCGCCACGAGAGCCGAAGAACACCACGCACATCTCGGTCATCGACAAGGACGGCAACGCCGTGGCGCTGACGACGACGTTGAACTACGCGTTCGGCTCATGCGTGGTGGCCAAAGGCGTGGGGGTGCTGCTCAATGATGAGATGGATGACTTCTCGGTGCAGCCGGGGGTGCCCAACGTCTTCGGGCTGGTGACAGGCGATGGTAACGCCATCCAGCCGGGCAAGGTGCCGCTGTCGTCGATGTCTCCGACGCTGGTGTTCGCCAAGGAGGACCCGAAGCGGGTGATGCTGTCGGTGGGCAGCCCGGGAGGCCCGTCGATTTCGACCACGGTCATCCAGACGATCTCCAACATGGTGGACGGAGGGATGAACGTGGCGCAGGCGGTGGGCGAGGGCCGACTGCACCACCAGTACCTGCCGGACGAGCTGTGGGTGGACCAGTTCGGCGCGGAGCCGGCGACGCTGTCGGCGCTGGAGGCCAAGGGCCACAAGCTCCGGCGGCTGATCGTGTGGGGCGACGCGGAGGCGGTACACAGCGACCCGAAGACGAACCTGCGCTACTCGGCGAGTGATCCTCGCAACGAGGGCATGGCCCTGGGTCAGGACTGAGGACGCCGTGCCCGAGCTGCTCCCCCTCTTCGACGCGCACCTGCACCCCGAGTCCCTGAGCGATCAGGACCTCGAGTCGATGCGCTTCTTCGGGGTGGAGCGGGCGCTGGTGGTGGCCCACCACTTCGCGGAGCCGACGCCCAAGGCGCTGCGGCAGCACTTCGATGATCTGGTGGGCCGGCAGCTCCCAAGGCTGGAGCGGTTGGGCATCCGCGCGTACGCGGCGCTCGGGGTACACCCACGCTGCATCCCCCGACGCGGGTTGTCCGAGGTGCTCTCCAGCCTGCCGGATTACTTCCAGGGCGGGCGCGTGGTGGCGCTGGGCGAGACGGGGCTGCACTCGGGAGGCGAGGAGGAGGAGGAAGCCTTCCTGGAGCAGCTCGCGCTGGCGCGGCGGCTGAAGCTGCGGGTGGTGGTGCATACGCCCACGCGGGACAAGGAGCGCCACACCCGGCGCATCCTCGTGCTGCTGCGCACCTCGGGGGTGCTGCCCTCGCGGGTGCTGGTGGACCACGCCACGGGCCGGACGGTGAGCGCCATCCTTGGTTGTGGCCACTGGGCGGGGCTGACGCTGCACCCGGAGGCGCTGAAGGCCGAGCGCGCGGTGGCGCTGGTGCGCAAGCTTGGCAGCGAGCGGCTGTTGCTCAACTCGGACGCGGGCGATGGAGCCGGAGACATCCTCGGACTGGCGCGCCTGGCCCGCCTGCTGGTGAAGGCCAACCTCTCCGAGCGGGTGGTGCGGCGCGTCGCCTACGAGAACGCCGAGCGCTTCTTCCAGCTCAAGGACTGACTTCCCTCCCTGGGAATGCTCTCCTGGGCGGCGAGTTGAAGAAGGCTGTCTCCATTTCACTGGAGGGGAATACCCCCGTGCGTCGTCTCACACTCGCTCTCGTGGCTGCCTCTGCGCTCGCAGGGTGCGCCAGCTCCACCGCCAACGCTCCGGCGCCCCAGGCCGCCGCTCAGGCATCGCCCTCCCCCGCGGCGCCGGCGCCGCTCGGGGTGGACGCGGCGCGTCACCTCACGGGCACCGTGGCCCAGTTCCAGGAGTCCTGTCGCCAGGACATCCAGAAGGCCCAGGAGGGCTTTGCCCGCTTCAAGGCCCTGCCCGCGCCTCGGGACACCGCCGTGGCCCTGGGCCTCTATGACGATGCCAGCGCCCTGCTCGCGGACACCGCCGGACGCTCGGCCATCGCCACGAACTCGCACCCGGACGAGGCCCTGCGCAGGGCCGCCGAGGACTGCGAGCAGCAGGTCGCCAAGGTCCAGGCGGAGATCGACCTGGACCGAGGCGTCTACGACGTCCTCGCCAGCCTGGACTTGAACGGTCAGGACGAGGCGACGCGGCACTACGTCACAAATGAGTTGAAGGCCTTCCGCCGAGGCGGCGTGGACCGCGACGAGGCCACGCGCGCGAAGCTCAAGGCGCTCAACGACGAGCTCATCAAGCTCGGCCAGGAGTTCGGCCGCAACATCCGCGAGGACGTGCGCTCCGTGGAGTTCGACCCGAAGGAGCTCGCGGGCCTGCCCGAGGACTACGTGCGCGCCCACCCCGCCGGGACCAACGGCAAGGTGCGCATCACCACCGACACCCCGGACTACCTGCCCTTCCAGACGTACGCCAAGAGCGCCAAGGCCCGCGAGGCCCTCTGGCGCGCCTTCCGCAAGCGCGGCCACCCGAAGAACCTGGACACCCTCTCGCGCCTCATCGCCAAGCGCCATGAGATCGCCACGCTGCTGGGCTACCCCAGCTGGGCCTCCTTCATCACCGAGGACAAGATGATCCGCAGCGACAAGGCCGCCGCGGAATTCATCGAGAAGATCACCACCGCCTCGGCCGCCCGCGCCAAGAGCGACTACGACGCGCTGCTCGCGCGCAAGCGCAAGGACGAGCCCAAGGCCACCGTCGTCAACCCCTGGGACCAGGCGTACCTGGAGGACCGGGTGCGCGCCGAGCAGTACAGCTTCGACTCGCAGGCGGTGCGCCCCTACTTCGAATACACGCGCGTGCGGCAGGGCGTGCTCGACATCACCTCGCGCATGTTCGGCATCACCTACAAGCCCCTGCCGGACGCCCAGGTGTGGCACCCGGACATCGAGGCCTATGACGTCTACGAGGGCAGCAAGCTCCTGGGCCGCATCTACCTGGACA
Encoded proteins:
- a CDS encoding M13 family metallopeptidase, with protein sequence MRIGTAWLALALCSSTALAQPSAATTPTAQPVKQRGVFIEDINRKADPCNDFFDYANGAWRTNNPIPDSMVRWSRRWQSGELAKEQLRGILDEVSQRKDWPKASVEQLISDYYGACMDEARVEAQGVKPLQPLLKKIDALKDIAGLQRMLSELHAQRIPVPFGIAAESDFATPTNVIAHIFSNGIGLPDRDYYFKTEPRFADAREKYRAHIATMFKLAGSSEKAAKQAAEVVFKMETAFAEDSLDIVGLRNPANLDHKTTFAGLKKMAPAFDWAGYFRNAKIAEADLNVFEPKFLAEFDRQIKETPLASWKTYLKWHVVRSAAPFLSKALAEESFNFNDKYLGGAKEMKPRWKRCVESTDDLLGEALGRKYAEKYFPPAAKARMQGMVTNLLAGMKDSVEGLAWMGPETKKQALEKLSTFNPKIGYPDKWKDYSQVPVSRDQFWQNVVAGRTFDVVDDRSTLNKPVDRDRWGMTPPTSNAYYNPLLNEIVFPAGILQPPAFSMEATDAVNYGAIGVVIGHEISHGFDDQGAKFDAQGRLKNWWTEQDLKRFEERGQCVVDQFEGYFIEPGIHHNGKLVLGESIGDLAGAKIAYVALQKAMKQQPVPTVDGFTPEQQFFIAWGQFRGDAIRPETQRLMVQSDPHPTGKYRVIGPLSNMPEFQRTFGCKEGAPMVRPAAKRCEVW
- the glmS gene encoding glutamine--fructose-6-phosphate transaminase (isomerizing), with product MCGIVGYVGDKESAPILVSGLKKLEYRGYDSAGVAVVNRNTLNVVRATGKLRNLENRVQQEVPQGTIGIGHTRWATHGRPSDENAHPHSYKGVAVVHNGIIENHLALKEELRAKGHVFSSETDTEVFAHLISDELERGVDLVDAVRLAIKQVKGTYALAVVSASDPNRIVCTKDSSPMVLGLGQGQNFVASDVPALLEHTRDFVYMEEGDLAVVTAQRIDIYNRQGNIVNRPTRRIDWTPMMAEKGGHKHFMHKEIWEQPRAVADTLRGRMLLSEGDIHFEGWNLSPEKVRSLTKITILACGTSWHSGMAGKHMIETLARLPVEVELASEFRYRDPIVDPTHLSIAISQSGETADTLAAFKEAKARGAMSLAICNVMGSAMTREAEISVLTNAGPEIGVASTKAFTTQLVTLYMLAVKLGRMRGTLTVKAAQEHLTHLTEIPKMIEDVLKCEASVKRVAREFMNSQDFLFLGRGPMHPVALEGALKLKEISYIHAEGYAGGEMKHGPIALIDEKMPVVVIAPKQPHVAYEKIIGNIEEVRARGGKVIAVIDEDDSHVAGLADHVIRIPPACALLAPVVATIPLQLLAYHVAEMRGNDVDQPRNLAKSVTVE
- the glmU gene encoding bifunctional UDP-N-acetylglucosamine diphosphorylase/glucosamine-1-phosphate N-acetyltransferase GlmU yields the protein MSSPLAAVVLCAGKGTRMKSEKAKVLHPILGRPLCAYPLKRALELGASPLVPVVGHQAAEVEKAIRAQLPQASLRFALQKEQRGTADAVRSAEASLKDFSGRVLILYGDVPLLRRETLEALLAAHEASKGVLSLVGTTLEDPTGYGRVIREGGKVTRIVEHKDCTPEQRKVRECNAGIYVVESSFLWRALAEIKPQNAQGEFYLTDLVEMAARQGPVGSVDADATETAGVNDRVELAARARVMQQRINEHHMRAGVTLMDPATTFIEDDVTIGSDTEVGPMVMLAAGTVVGRNVTIGQGSVLTASSVADGTAIKPYSVFEEAKVGERCIIGPFSRLRPGTELAEEVHLGNFVETKKARIGKGSKASHLSYLGDAKIGAGVNVGAGTITCNYDGVNKHVTELGDGVFIGSDTQLVAPVIVGDGAYVGAGTTVTKNVPPGSLAVSRVPQVNKEGWVARKKQRQG
- the ggt gene encoding gamma-glutamyltransferase, producing MSRRSVSNAAHYAVQVVVSVVVLVAASAHAGRPYRGGAVASAHPMASAAALKMLEQGGNATDAAVAAAFTLAVVGPYHSGLGGGGFALVHEAKTGETRVLDFREVAPKAATRDMYVKDGQVVPGLSTDGALSVAVPGAVAGYLELLQKHGKLKPAVVMAPAIEAARKGFWVTPKYHQMATDRLACLRKDPEASRLLLVKNSEGVPDAPPIGHVLRQPELARTLTQLSQRGAKAFYAGPIAQAMVDTVKAGGGILTLEDLKDYKTRSHQPLEGSYRGHRILTMPPPSAGGITVVQVLAAMEKLLPQMSFRDPEALHLYAEVLRRVYVDRVKYLGDPAFVKIPLERLLSPGYIADLAGSIDPKKATPSASLLPLKESVPSSTPPREPKNTTHISVIDKDGNAVALTTTLNYAFGSCVVAKGVGVLLNDEMDDFSVQPGVPNVFGLVTGDGNAIQPGKVPLSSMSPTLVFAKEDPKRVMLSVGSPGGPSISTTVIQTISNMVDGGMNVAQAVGEGRLHHQYLPDELWVDQFGAEPATLSALEAKGHKLRRLIVWGDAEAVHSDPKTNLRYSASDPRNEGMALGQD
- a CDS encoding TatD family hydrolase encodes the protein MPELLPLFDAHLHPESLSDQDLESMRFFGVERALVVAHHFAEPTPKALRQHFDDLVGRQLPRLERLGIRAYAALGVHPRCIPRRGLSEVLSSLPDYFQGGRVVALGETGLHSGGEEEEEAFLEQLALARRLKLRVVVHTPTRDKERHTRRILVLLRTSGVLPSRVLVDHATGRTVSAILGCGHWAGLTLHPEALKAERAVALVRKLGSERLLLNSDAGDGAGDILGLARLARLLVKANLSERVVRRVAYENAERFFQLKD
- a CDS encoding M3 family metallopeptidase is translated as MRRLTLALVAASALAGCASSTANAPAPQAAAQASPSPAAPAPLGVDAARHLTGTVAQFQESCRQDIQKAQEGFARFKALPAPRDTAVALGLYDDASALLADTAGRSAIATNSHPDEALRRAAEDCEQQVAKVQAEIDLDRGVYDVLASLDLNGQDEATRHYVTNELKAFRRGGVDRDEATRAKLKALNDELIKLGQEFGRNIREDVRSVEFDPKELAGLPEDYVRAHPAGTNGKVRITTDTPDYLPFQTYAKSAKAREALWRAFRKRGHPKNLDTLSRLIAKRHEIATLLGYPSWASFITEDKMIRSDKAAAEFIEKITTASAARAKSDYDALLARKRKDEPKATVVNPWDQAYLEDRVRAEQYSFDSQAVRPYFEYTRVRQGVLDITSRMFGITYKPLPDAQVWHPDIEAYDVYEGSKLLGRIYLDMHPRADKYKHAAQWDLASGKAGKTLPEGVLMCNFPKPGAEPALMQHSDVETFFHEFGHLLHHILGGHTRWAGVSGTRTEHDFVEAPSQMLEEWAWAPESLQTFARHHQSNAPLPTETIARMKRADELGKGLWVRQQMFYAATSLRFYNRDPKGLDTTATIQELQERYTPFKYAPDTYFHLSFGHLDGYSAVYYTYMWSLVIAKDLFTPFQTEGLMNPAPALRYRRAVLEPGGAKDAAVLVKDFLGRDYGFEAYERWLNGT